The proteins below come from a single Myxococcus guangdongensis genomic window:
- a CDS encoding phage minor tail protein L, whose protein sequence is MSIAEDIQTLAPGALVELFILDASGLPGGGISYFHAGTNGLGGPVVWQGASYQPWPVQARGFERSGTGRLPRPTLTMANLLGTLGALARDTNDLLGACVIRKRTFARYLDAVNFPGGVNPTASPSEGFPDDEFAVDAKTTENKHLIEFTLAARCDLEGVRIPLRVITQMCGWQYRGEGCGYAGPPVAKADDTSTADPGQDRCGKRLSSCKTRFGATAVLPYGGFPGVGLLR, encoded by the coding sequence GTGAGCATCGCCGAGGACATCCAGACGCTGGCGCCTGGCGCCTTGGTGGAGCTCTTCATCCTGGATGCGAGCGGACTCCCAGGGGGCGGCATCAGCTACTTCCACGCGGGCACCAACGGCCTGGGCGGGCCCGTGGTGTGGCAGGGGGCGTCGTACCAGCCCTGGCCCGTGCAGGCCCGTGGCTTCGAGAGGTCGGGCACCGGGCGCCTGCCCCGGCCGACCCTCACCATGGCCAACCTCCTCGGCACTCTGGGGGCCCTGGCGCGCGACACCAACGACCTGCTCGGCGCGTGCGTCATCCGCAAGCGCACCTTCGCGCGCTACCTGGACGCGGTGAACTTCCCCGGCGGCGTCAACCCCACCGCGAGCCCGTCCGAGGGATTCCCCGACGACGAGTTCGCGGTGGACGCGAAGACGACCGAGAACAAGCACCTCATCGAGTTCACCCTCGCGGCGCGGTGTGACCTTGAGGGTGTGCGCATCCCCCTTCGCGTCATCACCCAGATGTGCGGGTGGCAATACCGCGGCGAGGGGTGTGGGTACGCGGGTCCGCCCGTTGCGAAGGCAGACGACACGTCGACGGCGGATCCGGGGCAGGACAGATGCGGGAAGCGCCTTTCGAGCTGCAAGACCCGATTCGGGGCGACGGCGGTGCTTCCTTACGGAGGATTCCCTGGGGTTGGGCTACTGCGATGA